From the Astatotilapia calliptera chromosome 6, fAstCal1.2, whole genome shotgun sequence genome, one window contains:
- the LOC113024846 gene encoding diablo homolog, mitochondrial-like — protein MAALRKGAVYLRFVRSSGSVLLSSRKPAVSKLGKWRNILYTGVASLAVGGGLCAVPFKQVEPLSHDSLIKRAASLATDSSSTFLSQTSLALIDAITEYAKAVHTLIALQKRYLDSLGKLTPAEEDSVWQVIIGQRAKVNDRQEDCKHFESTWFSAMKLCEAAAEAAYTSGVLFLKKKKKKKHELFGLCGTTVRL, from the exons ATGGCCGCGCTTAGGAAGGGAGCAGTGTATCTCCGTTTCGTCAG gAGTTCCGGTAGTGTCCTGTTGAGCAGCAGAAAGCCTGCAGTTAGTAAACTGGGAAAATGGAGAAATATTCTATACACAGGTGTAGCGTCGTTAGCTGTGGGCGGTGGGCTGTGTGCTGTACCTTTCAAACAG gtTGAACCCCTTTCTCATGACTCCCTAATCAAAAGAGCAGCCTCTCTGGCGACCGACAGCTCAAGCACTTTTCTCTCTCAGACCAGTCTAGCACTAATAGATGCCATCACAGAGTACGCCAAA GCTGTGCACACACTCATTGCCCTACAAAAACGATATCTGGATTCACTGGGAAAACTGACCCCAGCAGAGGAGGATTCAGTCTGGCAGGTGATCATTGGCCAGCGTGCAAAG GTTAATGACAGACAGGAAGACTGCAAGCATTTCGAGTCAACCTGGTTCAGTGCAATGAAGCtctgtgaagcagcagctgaGGCCGCATACACATCaggtgtgttgtttttaaaaaaaaaaaaaaaaaaaaaacatgagctATTTGGCCTGTGTGGTACAACAGTCAGGTTGTAG
- the LOC113024845 gene encoding putative nuclease HARBI1, with protein sequence MSCPFLREPPIAEGARVIRRVFRIQRILRDRQDPLAQRDSVLIERYRFSREGIIYLTNLLDPHVKSTTHRSRALTTAQTVCIALRYFASGTFLYTCGDAENVGKSAVCRAIRKVYLALKHFLGVFVVFPSHLRPQVVKQGFFAIAGFPNVIGTIDCTHIAIKAPPGPTEGDFVNRKGGHSINVQMVCDSMCHITNVEAKWPGSVHDSRIFRESGLCTSFERGAYDGILLGDRGYACRQYFMTPFPDPNPGPQTRYNAALARTRARIEMTFGQLKERFQCLKRLRVAPDRACDIIVACAVLHNIATIRRERTPVVEVQPDDDLQPVHLDQPSGRAARDRIVQHNFA encoded by the exons atgtcctgtccgtttctacgcgagccacccattgcggaaggtgcaagagtGATAAGGAGAGTGTTCAGAATCCaacgtatattgcgggatagacaggatcctttagcacagcgcgacagtgtgctcatagagagataccgattttcccgtgagggtatcaTCTACCTAACCAACTTGCTGGATCCCCATGTTAAGAGTACCACCCACCGTAGTCGGGCATTAACAACTGCACAAACTGTGTGCATTGCCTTGCGCTACTTTGCGAGTGGCACGTTCCTGTACACTTGTGGAGACGCAGAGAACGTTGGGAAAAGTGCCGTCTGCCGGGCCATTCGCAAAGTGTACCTGGCACTCAAGCATTTCctgggtgtgtttgtggtttttccaAGCCACTTAAGACCACAGGTCGTCAAACAGGGCTTTTTCGCCATTGCAG GCTTCCCGAATGTGATTGGCACCATAGACTGCACACACATTGCGATCAAGGCCCCCCCAGGCCCCACTGAAGGGGACTTTGTCAACCGAAAGGGGGGCCACAGTATAAATGTGCAG ATGGTGTGTGACTCGATGTGCcatatcacaaatgtggaagcaaaATGGCCCGGATCAGTGCATGACTCACGGATCTTCAGAGAGTCAGGGTTATGCACATCATTTGAGCGTG GGGCCTACGATGGGATCCTCCTCGGAGATAGAGGTTATGCATGCAGGCAGTACTTCATGACACCGTTCCCTGACCCCAACCCTGGGCCACAAACCCGCTACAATGCAGCCCTAGCCAGGACAAGGGCACGCATTGAAATGACCTTTGGGCAACTGAAGGAACGATTCCAGTGTCTAAAACGCCTGAGGGTTGCACCTGacagggcatgtgacattattgttgcATGTGCCGTACTGCACAACATTGCCACCATCAGAAGAGAGAGGACCCCCGTGGTGGAGGTGCAGCCTGATGATGACCTCCAGCCAGTGCACCTGGACCAACCTAGTGGCAGAGCTGCACGGGACAGGATTGTGCAACACAATTTCGcataa